A genomic stretch from Echeneis naucrates chromosome 6, fEcheNa1.1, whole genome shotgun sequence includes:
- the gapdhs gene encoding glyceraldehyde-3-phosphate dehydrogenase 2: MSDLCVGINGFGRIGRLVLRACLQKGIKVVAINDPFIDLQYMTYMFKYDSTHGRYHGEVSHEDDKLVVDGRAISVFQCMKPADIPWGSAGAKYVVESTGVFLSLEKANAHLQGGAQRVVVSAPSPDAPMFVMGVNEDKYDPSSMNIVSNASCTTNCLAPLAKVIHDHFGIEEALMTTVHAYTATQKTVDGPSAKAWRDGRGAHQNIIPASTGAAKAVGKVIPELNGKLTGMAFRVPVADVSVVDLTCRLSKPASYAEIKEAVKKAAHGPMKGVLGYTEDQVVSSDFIGDTHSSIFDAGAGISLNDNFVKLISWYDNEFGYSHRVADLLLYMHTKE; this comes from the exons ATGTCAGACCTCTGTGTTGGAATCAATGG CTTCGGTCGTATTGGCCGTCTGGTCCTGAGAGCCTGCCTTCAGAAGGGCATCAAAGTTGTTGCCATCAATGACCCTTTCATTGACCTGCAATACATG ACCTACATGTTCAAGTATGACTCAACCCACGGCCGTTACCATGGTGAGGTCTCCCACGAGGATGACAAGCTCGTTGTTGATGGCAGAGCCATCTCTGTCTTCCAGTG CATGAAGCCTGCAGACATCCCCTGGGGAAGTGCTGGAGCCAAGTATGTTGTTGAGTCCACTGGAGTCTTCCTTAGTTTGGAGAAGGCCAAC GCTCACCTCCAGGGTGGCGCTCAGCGGGTGGTTGTGTCCGCCCCCTCACCTGATGCTCCAATGTTTGTCATGGGAGTCAATGAGGATAAATACGACCCCTCCTCCATGAACATTGTCAG TAATGCATCCTGCACCACCAACTGCTTGGCCCCCCTGGCCAAAGTCATCCATGACCACTTCGGCATTGAGGAGGCTCTTATG ACTACAGTCCATGCATACACAGCCACCCAGAAAACAGTGGATGGTCCCAGTGCAAAGGCCTGGCGTGATGGCCGTGGTGCCCACCAAAACATCATTCCAGCCTCTACTGGTGCTGCCAAGGCAGTGGGCAAAGTCATCCCAGAACTCAATGG TAAGCTGACAGGCATGGCATTCAGGGTGCCAGTGGCTGATGTGTCAGTGGTTGACCTGACCTGCCGACTCTCCAAACCTGCATCGTACGCTGAGATAAAGGAAGCTGTCAAGAAGGCCGCACATGGGCCCATGAAGGGAGTGCTGGGTTACACCGAGGACCAG gTGGTGTCGTCCGACTTCATTGGTGACACCCATTCCTCTATCTTTGATGCTGGAGCTGGCATTTCCCTCAATGACAACTTTGTCAAACTCATTTCCTG GTATGACAATGAGTTTGGCTACAGCCACCGTGTTGCTGACCTGCTGTTGTACATGCACACCAAGGAGTAG